DNA from Solanum stenotomum isolate F172 chromosome 3, ASM1918654v1, whole genome shotgun sequence:
GACCCACAATTCCAcacctaaaataaattaaaaaaactattttcatcAACCACACAAAAAAACACCCTAACTATAATTAACgaacaaatcaaaatttcaaacacGTAAGAAATTTCATGTAAAACATCTCTATTTGAAGAAATATTTAATCAATCCAACTAGATCCCAAATTAAACTTGAAAACTACAATTATCTAAAATTTTCCTTTGGTTGGCAATATGTCATAATAATTCAAGTTAACTTTCTCTGTTAGGTGAAGTGGGGTAATATGTAATCTTGCTAGTTGTAATTAATGCAAGAAAACCACTGATTAGTGCTGACTCATTTCCACGTAAACCTAGCGTCCATGTTGTGTCACAGTAGGGACATATTCACAACTTTGATCTCAAAAGTACTTACTTTAATTACCAAATTAATTAACTCCACATAGAAACGCCTTTTTGAAATTACTTATTATAGCATTAGTATTTTATccatctcaaattatttatcatattttgtcTAAAGGGTAAATGGAAAAAGGTTAATTAACTTTatctatttaaaatataaaaaataatttgaaataactatttttaaaaatcacgaCATTTAATTTGGATTTGATGGGACAGATGTTAAAGTATTAGTAGTTACTAGTTAGCTGTGAATTTCATTGTCTGGAGTCTGGACCTGTTTGGTAAGGTAGGTGTAGTGAGAATGATAACTGATAAGTATGAATTTTGTAATTAATCGATTGTTAAACAGAAAAATGTCACATGAACTACAAACTCTAATTAGAGTATGCAACATTTCATCTATTTTCCTTTCTCTACCAGTTTCTGTTTTCCTTTTTGTTgggtcttttttcttttctatttctgCTATTATTTCtgttttatacaattttatttcttagacaTGATTAATTTTGTACAcactaaatttgaattcaaaactttaaattgatatattattactttataatttaagttattaaacttataattatatttcgCATTTAAAATACTGGACTAAATCGCCCGGGCAGTTTGAGATGTAGAAGTGGAACAACCCATGTGATACCAACTTTGAAGCACAAAGAACTTTACACGCAAATCATTAGAAATTTAGCATCCCCAAATTTTGTTCAAAGTTACCAAGTTGTATCGCAGAAATTAAAGTTTAGGatatatatattcctttttttttccccAGACTCATCTGCCACAGAAAGTTGATAAATTTATGCAGGAAACAAAGTacctttgaaattgaagatCAGATAAAAGGGAGGGAAAAAAAAGGTTCAATTAATGGAGTTTGCTAGTTCATTGTGAAGCATAGCAAATTGGAGTATTGTTTACTGATCCATTAACATTCTCTATACGAGGCCCCACGTGTTTATAATTCATCTTCTGTTCTAGAATTTTCTACAATTAAAAAGAAGATTAGGAAAATGACNCCACAGAAAGTTGATAAATTTATGCAGGAAAAAAAAGTacctttgaaattgaagatCAGATAAAAgggaggaaaaaaaaaggttcaaatAATGGAGTTTGCTAGTTCATTGTGAAGCATAGCAAATTGGAGTATTGTTTACTGATCCATTAACATTCTCTATACGAGGCTCCACGTGTTTAATTTTCATCTTCTGTTCTAGAATTTTCTACAATTAAAAAGAAGATTAGGAAAATGATGACTTAATTAAAGGTCTAATTAACGCATAGTTGAAGTTAATCAGTGATGGTTTGGCTAATTAATGTGCTCTTGGGTCAATGTATTAAGACAAAATTATGTGATTAGGTAGGTGATTAATTATTGCGGGACACACTCAAACAGGAGACAACAATAGTTCTCGAAACCTAAGCAACATACTCCCTCTTCgttaaaagaaattgaaaaaagttCCACATTTTACGGGTGATTTCGGCTTGAACAATCTTCCTTCTTTAGAGCTAATTTTACATGATAGCAAAGCAATATCTATCTTGCTCGATGTTAGGTTTTTAAATTAAATGCCCCCGCATCAGATGTTCAGTTTTGAGTGTGAGATAGagtgttaaagaatgaaaaaagcCTCACATTAACAGTTAAAGAGataaatgattttgattttttagagTTAATCTacgaatttttaaagttaaaaatcaatataatttaaCTCTTGAAAAAccgtaaaataaataaatggagatagtacaatatataatttgattaaattagtaTTCTCACAAAGCACATAttctcattaatttttttttttaatttaattgaatccACTTTATGTCTATAAATTTGATTAGCCCCTACTCTTTGGAAACCCCCCCTCTTctctcttaaaaaaaattgttcttcctTAActaatatacaaaaagaaggaaTAAATTTAGTTTCATTGTAGGCAGTTAGTTGCTCTGCATGTGCTCTGCCATCGCACAGACTCTGcttttttgagtaataatcgcACCGCCCATTTCTCTCTTTATAATCTTATTTTGTCATATAACTCCTATTTGATTCTCTTCACAGCCCCCTTTTCTCCAACTTTCAACTATATAAAACCTATCACTCTGTTTTTGACATTATACTCATAGAAAAAACAGAGACAATGGGTGAAGAAATGAAACAGGTTAGTGCTCTGTTTTTTGAATGAGTGAATTTATGTTTGTTTATTGAATTGATGAGATTGTGAATGAAATGTACATAAAACAGGAGCCACTAAAGGAAGAAGTGAAAACAGAGGAGAAAAAGGAAGAGCAAacagaggagaagaaagaagagaaagtagaagaagaggagaaaaaagaagagcCAAAACCACCTTCACCTTTTGTTTTGTATGTGGACTTGCATTGTGTTGGATGTGCCAAGAAAATTGAGAGGTCAATTTCAAAGATTAGAGGTTTGTGTAGcttctattatttatttgttctatATCTTAATATCACTGCAGTGGCGAAATCAGAATTTTCACAACTAAAACAAGTAAACATTAGACCGTGTATGTAGTATAGTGTTATTTTTCTATGAAAGGGGTTCGATTGATCCCTTGCGATACTTTAGCTCTGCCCTTATTGTGTGTACTGTGGAGCAGGGGTTGAGGGAGTAGTAATAGAGATGGCGAAAAACCAAGTGACAATAAAGGGAGTAATAGAGCCACAAGCAGTGTGCGACAGAATTACGAAGAAAACTAAAAGAGTTGCAAAAGTGTTGTCACCCCTGCCGGTAGCTGAGGGTGAACCAATTCCTGAAGTTGTTGCTTCACAGGTATAATTTTTGTGTCAGCCTTTTTGAAGTGATTATTGGTATAAAGAATCATAATGTGAACATTGGATATTTGCTTTTATTAGGTAAGTGGATTGACTACTGTGGAACTTAATGTCAACATGCATTGTGAGGCCTGCGCTGAGCAACTTAAAAAAAAGATTCTCAGAATGAAAGGTAACATATTACGTACTAATCATGTTCTGTGacttgtaaaataaaaataaaaagaatgttattcaatataacattttaaatttgttactAATGgttattctttttaatattatcAGTATGGATAGACAAAGTCTAGCCAATGATAATTTCCATCTCTTATGTAAACGACTTTGAAGATCACATTGAAGAAGTTGAGACCTAATCAAAGAAGTAAACTTAAGTATTTGACGATTGGGATCCTCGTGGTCTAAGATAATCAAATCATCAATAACACTAATGTCATTAGATTTTTGGATGGTAATGATGAAACCTTATTCACACAGCAAAATAGATCGAGTGAAATGGATAGTCAATTGTCATGCACTTTGCTtcgttctttttttaaaagaaagagaCAAGTGAGAGTGAAAGGCAAGAGCAAGCCATAGAAAGTCAACACAAAGCTTCAAGTAAAAATTATTCACATCAAATGTTTACACGAACTTACCATGGTTAATATGAAGTTAGATACATATCACTTAACCACGGTAGAGTAAAACcattttatattcaaataaataatcccatatatatattggaataaaaataagtttttactTAGAGAGATGGTGAGATTTTATCCACCTCTATCACCATACTTTAGGTGGTGGTGGGACAATGGGCACGTGCATGAATGTTATccatatatgatatatttagGTGCAATAGCATTTTACAaattatttgaataattttcacATAATTGATAGCGTGAAAAACATGATAAGAAACCTCAGAAATGATAGGTAATTAATTTGTTAAAGTCTGTCCGTGTAAAATCAGAACCGTTGTCTTTGACCCAATAGAATTTAGCGATTCTGGATTCATCTATACATTCCTTACGGAATGTATTATTCTCTTCGTAGTAAATTAAGTatcactttaatttaataatcatatttatttaattaacacTCAAGAATATGTGACTTGTTGAATTTAGGTGTTAGAAGTGCGGAAACAGAAGCCAGCACTGGCAAAGTAACGGTGACAGGCACTATGGACGCTAACAAGCTCGTCGACTACGTCTATCGACGCACCAAAAAACAAGCAAAAATTGTCCCTCAACCCGAACCTGAGCCCGAAAAGCCCGCTGAAGAGACCAAGCCCGATGAGGCAAAGCCCGTTGAAGAACCAAAGCCCGAAGATAAGAAAGATGACGGTGCAGCCCCCGCTGAAAATAAAGAAGGGGGCGACGGTGAAAAACCACCGGAGGGAGAAAAAAACGAAGGCGGTGGCGGAGGAGAAGAGATGATCGTTCCAATTGAAGATTATTATGATGAACATACGATTAATAAGTTTATGTATTATCATCAGTATCAGCCACTTTACGTCATTGAAAGAATTCCACCTCCACAGCTATTTTCCGATGAAAACCCTAATGCATGTTGCATTACATAATTAATAAACCTGCAAGCAATTATAGTACGTACTTAATTAATCAATCCTCACACTAAGTTTTTATGATATTGTGGGACAATGATTAATTTAAACACGTAGgagtatttaatttgatttgttgtATGGATGGTCATGTGAAGGGGATTAATTAATATTCTATCTCTAGATGAATAAtgttaaatacaaatatttatcgTGTTATATATATCTAATCTTGAATATGGTATTTCAAGAGTAGATATAAAAATGTTACAtcatattattgttttgttgtgtatatatattatttaccaTCTTTGATAATGTTACAATATGATATCTTGTTCATTATAAATTGTGCAAAGTTGTCTActttagatatttttattttataatatgtaTGCCCGGTCGACTGTATTACGAAACTTTATGTAACATGAAAACAAAGTAAGATCTATTGAATACTATATATCCAACGAATTGATTAGACAGAGAACAAGCATAATTGAATAGTACAAAATGTTACTCatagtaattaattatattgatgAACACTTTTAATTTTCAACCGTCATATAAGAATGTTTCAAAAGTAGAAGGATTTTTATCACATATATACAATCATGGAACTAGAGACAAAGCAAAAGCAGGCTCGAAACGAAAACACTTTTTAAAGAAGCGACATATGAAAAGTGAAAACAATTGGTAAAAGCTTATAGTAATCGTCGACCTCAATCTAAGAGGACATTTCACATTTGcccataaaaattgaaaaaaaaaaactttattttataatactAAAGTTGTGCTTGGCCACatttttacaataaatatttaaaattaaaatgtatatttcttttttaaaaaaataaaatatcatttaattatgaaatataatttaaataattatattttataaaaacaaaagtttaagatAAATTTGAAAAGTGAAAACAAAGGTTTTGATCCGAAATCCAATACAACTAGTTTTTTATGGCCCATCgttcttttcaaataaaaaaaataaataagacaaaGGGAAAAAAGCTCAACCATAAgtgtcttatttattttttacttgtctCAAACTGTCAAACAAAGTGCCTCTTTTTATAATTAGCAAAAAGAATTATTccaatattaatttataattataaattttaaaaatcataaacatgtctttaatttaaatttataaaaaatttctttcattcttaattGGTATACTTAATCGAAATAAAACACTTAAATAACATCATATAACTGCGGCTCCAAGAAATACAAATTGAGACATGATGCGTGTTAGAAATTGTTCAATCGCAGATTCTCTTTTTTCCCTCTACAGAGACAAATGCATGGGTTCCACGTGGTTTGGGACCCACCATTTGGGATTTGCGTGGATCTGAGTCAGCTGCCGACTTGTGCTCCCtctctccgttcatttttacttgtcactctTTGATATATTCATTAAGAAATAatcattaatataaatattttactacaTTATTCTATTGAATGATATTTAGTAGTAGGTCTTGAAAATTGATTTAGAgaatagtatatataattttaagggtaaaatatgaaaaataaaataaaaaattcgaATATGTTAAAAGTGACGAGTTAAAATGGaatctatttaaaaaatgagtgacaagtaaaagtgaactgAACGGTTTACTAACATGGTGGGGGCACTTTTCCTCTAAAAAATCTTGGGATTCCACGCCGCCATCTCCTTTTGTCTCCATAAATTTCATTTCTCGGCTCTCTATTGTATCGCACCACCACCGTATCGACAATCCACGTTTAACGTAGGAATAATCGATACACACCTATTAACGGATGGTTACACTTTAACTAGAGATCTCAAGTTTGTGTTTCAGTAAATTAGGAGTGTCGCTTCAGAAATAGACTTGatagaaatttagaaaatacAATGGATTTTTGTAAACAACATAACATTGTAACATTGTTTCTAAATCGAGTGACGGACTTAATTAAGATGAAGGCAATAGGAAAAGCTAGAAGTAACTATATTGTCACAATCAGTAGGTAGAATTATTGCTTATCAAGATGATGATAGCTGGGGGATCGATCATGTGAAGGGAATCTATGAGAAGACGATCAGCTCTTATTTGATGAAAAGAACAACATGCTTTATTAACTCAAAATGTTTGTCACTATACACTTTCTTTGTCATTGTCACTAAATTCTATTTAAGCAGGGGTTAGTTGTCCTGTTGTGTTACTATTCAAATATTGCTGCTATACTTTAAGACAAGAAGGCTAGGGCATGCAGCAAAAAAGGACCACCAAGAAAGTAACTAATAGGCTTGATCATTTTTGTCGTGAGCCCATGTTTGCATTCCTTCAATGGTAGCTGCTGCATGCCAGTATCTGTTGGCGGTTTAACGATTACAATAATAACAGACCTAGTATAATTTCATAAGTTGAGTTTGGAGAGAGAAATATGTTAGTAATAAAATTTGAGGGATGAAGTGCACATGCACCCATGGTGCAATTTTTACCAACaagtcatttaattaatttttacatCTTGGTGTAACATGTTTTAACTAACTAATTTGTATTATATCCTTGGTGGTGCacttaattttcaaattctaagtccGCTTATGATGAAGTACTTGTGCTTTGTCCTTTGAATTAAGATAATACTATACTTTTGGATAgttaaaaatatacttaaaataaattaatccaaACAAACACTTACATAGAAATACGGAACGGGGTCAGTGTAAGTGCAGCCTTATTCCTTAAAACTTTAGGTTCACTGAGGAATATATGTATAGGATAAGATTACTTTGGCGTCATGTGTAAGACCATAAGCTACGCAAAAGCTCAACCACCTTTTCCATGACAGTAAAAGGAATTACGCCAATTCTTTTAGGTTCATCACTTTTTGAAACTACAGAAAACATATTCCTTCAATCTCCCCCATTACTTTAGGTTGACGCGCGCTTAATTACCTTTGATTTGGACGCGAATtgagaatttgaagtttatgagtttGAATTCAACATTTTATAAATGATCTATTTAATCTGATAAGTATTACTTATATActtattttggtgaatttgtaatacaaatcaatacaactagccaaaattattgagtttgaaagaattcaaaaattacCCACTCTAAAAGTCTGCCTTGCTTCAACCAGGGGACATGGCCAGTAAACAGTATAGTAAGTATATAAACTTACGACCTTACAAATATAATGGGCTTAATATTAATAACCCTAATATTAAATCCATAGAATTTAAATTGTGAATCCATCTCAAACtccaacaaataataaatatatgaaaactcaTGCTAACAAATATAATGGGATCAATATTAGAAATCCTACAACTAAATTGTGAATCCGCCTCAAACTCCAACCACATATTTTTTATACAAGAAATTAAACAGCAGTCCAACTATCCTAATTTCACACTGCACCAATTAATTAGGTGCATGATCCAATCTAATGAAAAGGTCACCGCACCCCTTCCCTTTCTATGATCCTCTTATTTCCTTACTCTACACGAATTCCCCCTCAcctgatgaaaaaaaaaaggttcattAAAGGAtcaatagatttttttttgcaaaaagcCAAATGGGGTATCTAAACTAGGAAGCATGAAGAAATAATAACTTTGGTAGTTAAAGTTTGAAAAAACAGTTGAAATCCAATTCTTAGCATTGATAATAGGCAACTTACATGCTAAGCAATGCAGGGCACATGGGTTGTGAAGAACAAACTTTATCGTTTGAATGATGACACTAGTCTTTTTACACTCGTCCTAGTCATAATTCCAcgtctcttttttaaaaaaataaataaaatttcctCTATTCAGTGAACCATACATTAGTAGAACAATTTATATAACTTTCAGCAGCAGTAGGATTAATTAATACTCCCcctgtccacttttatttgtcatgttgcgcttttcgaaagtcaatttgactaatttttaaagttaaattagattacgttaattcgatatttttttaaaaaaattagatattcaaaaactatacgaaaagtactataagttacaattttttgcatatcaatatgatgaaaatatacatcgtaaaatgttggtcaaaattcttattgtttaactctaaaaaaggaaaccatgacaattaattgtggACGGATGGAGTATGTACAATAAAAATAGATGAATTAAGAATCTAAAATCGAAAAGTAAAAAAGGGGTGCTAGATagctctttaattaatttttcatctCTTTTTAGAAAGAATCTTTTTGTATGTTGTCTGCTGCTTTTGATTTTTGATCGTCATCAAtgtcataatccaacaaatGTTAATTTGCACAGTTgcactatatataaatataacgTTACTCATCATGATCAGGCGAAGTACTCAACCTAAGTTGACACATACATACTGTATTATATAACACAAATAAGATAAGGACTATAGCTATATTGTGTTGAATTTGGGGATATATGGCGAACATGCAGATAGTTCCAGCAGGCAGAAATGTGAATGTAGAGCCTCAGTATGTGGAAATGATGGTTCCTCTATACTCTTATGGTTGTGAGAGAAAAATCAACAATGCTCTTTCCCATATCAAAGGTAAAATTATGTACTATGTCTATATATTGGGACaaaatttgatgaattaaaCTTTTAATGATTATCGGTTATAATCAGATGTCTTGTCTTTTTGGTTCAGTTAATTTCTAGAGATCTAATGTGTCTACAACATATATGGTACATGAAGATATGTTAAGGCCCAATTAGTCAATGGACAGATATGTTTTGACAGTAGATTTAAGCAATTAGGCCCAACAAGCTAGGCCCAGATAATTTATGTGTTTGTCACTCTGGCTGATGATCCGGTGTGAATAGCTTAATGCTATTGGCACATTTTGTCTATAGTCACTAATCTAATACTACTCAATGACTTTTGTTCGAGTATCAATATCTTTAGGCCATCTAGTTTATAATGAATGTAATAACATATGACATATATAATCGAAGTATATAAATAGGATATTTTGATATACTAGATGGTTAAATGGACGTAAGTTTCCCTATTCTTAATCCAATACTTACTGTTTTTTCCTTGGAGCTTTTGATATATGTACTCATTGTATTAATCCTAGTGCAGGAATATATTCAGTGAATGTAGATTTTGAACAACAAAAGGTGACAGTATGGGGAATCTGCAACAAGTATGATGTGTTAGCTAGAGTTAGGAGCAAAAGAAAAGCGGCTCGTTTTTGGAATACAGAAGACAACAACGTTGTTAACATGGAAGAATATTCAGAAAGAGATTCATCAGCAACTTGTCGTTATCGAATTAGGCCGCCTTTAGCCCTCATAAGGGCTCGATCTCTAAGCTGGAAATTAGCTTTAAAAAAGGCCTTCACAAGATCATATTCATTCTAGTTAAAATATCAACCTCAATTATATATGAGCCACATTGTAAATAGCTGCTGCCACTTATATTAAGTTTTCCTATGTTTGCCTTTTGTGGCACAAATAATCCGTTTATGTTTGTTTATTATGGTCTTTGATTGTTATGGAGTTTTAACATAAAAACTCAACTGCTACTTTTACCTTATTAATGCCTCTAAGCTACTAATCTCACTTAGAAGTACTTGTTAACTAATTGTCAGAATTCCTCATCGCGATGCAATAAATAGTAAATTAGAAACTGAACCACTTTATACTAATATTGCTATAGATAAAGGGGAACCTAATATTATCTCAATTTAGGCATTAGCGAAACCTTCAATGGTCAAGGTGGGTTTGTTCTACTAAATGATCATGAGTTTGAATCCCTTAACATAATTTAACTCTgtctgaaattttgaaattaactCGAACAAGATTATTGGCTTAATAATTGAAATTTGATTCTTAgaatccaaaaaattaaaaatttgaatccATTTATGTATTGCAGCTGCGACACAGTTGAAGATTGATGCATTTTCACGCCTAGAATTAAAATACTATTCATTTGGCATGTGAGGTAGGAATGGATAAATTAAATGCCATGTCACATTTCGTTTACAAATTAGAGATtagagataataataataataataatatacttgTGACTTGCGAGgcctttctttttgtttgtctAAAAAAATGGGgattttagtttttgagttGGGAATATGTCGGCATCGACTTTGCCATACAATACATTTGCCGCCATTGTTTTTAAtgcaacccccccccccccccacccccacatTACTTGCGCTCTTAGTCAAAGCAAAAGCATATAATACTACTAAGTAATActttgtttgagataatttatgtagtttttaaaattttctaaaatcGATCACTAtgtttgtattttaaattatctACTTGTCctctttttttgaaaacttaAATTTTCATACACGTTATTATCTTATGTTTGAACTTTGACCCAGCCATTTATTTTTGCCCATTCTATTGTGggttaaaaaaaacataaaaagtcaaaattatccttaaactattcgaaatagcttatatataccctttatttaTGTTTGAAATCAAAACTACCCTTGTCGTCTATGTTTTGGACTACAAATGCCCTTAAAATGTTATCTTTGCTATATATGCATAATTGGCAGTCCACCTAGGTAGTCCAACGTGGCAAAAATTCTTTCCTCTCAAAACATAGACGGCAAGGGTAGTTTTGATCTCAAACATAACTAAAGGGTATATATTAGCTATTTCGAATAATTCGAGagtaattttgaccctttttccttATACTTagtgtagacacgtaatttttgaccgaacataaggttttacaccatttttattccttaaatatttcTTCTAGGTCtccattaaatattttattttttttcatcgtattttagtaagtttattttaaaagatctgaaaactacaaaaaatatatgttttcttttaatttagatttttataaacaagatagtatttcttaattatatttttagactagctatttgacttttcttatattttattagtgcaaaataattaattaatatatttatttatttttattattaatattattattattataatttttatatatatttaatttataataaaaaataaacctaTCTTCCACTACCCAACTCCACTCCATTACCCTCACCCCCACTTCA
Protein-coding regions in this window:
- the LOC125858520 gene encoding heavy metal-associated isoprenylated plant protein 9-like, translated to MGEEMKQEPLKEEVKTEEKKEEQTEEKKEEKVEEEEKKEEPKPPSPFVLYVDLHCVGCAKKIERSISKIRGVEGVVIEMAKNQVTIKGVIEPQAVCDRITKKTKRVAKVLSPLPVAEGEPIPEVVASQVSGLTTVELNVNMHCEACAEQLKKKILRMKGVRSAETEASTGKVTVTGTMDANKLVDYVYRRTKKQAKIVPQPEPEPEKPAEETKPDEAKPVEEPKPEDKKDDGAAPAENKEGGDGEKPPEGEKNEGGGGGEEMIVPIEDYYDEHTINKFMYYHQYQPLYVIERIPPPQLFSDENPNACCIT
- the LOC125858527 gene encoding heavy metal-associated isoprenylated plant protein 28, translated to MANMQIVPAGRNVNVEPQYVEMMVPLYSYGCERKINNALSHIKGIYSVNVDFEQQKVTVWGICNKYDVLARVRSKRKAARFWNTEDNNVVNMEEYSERDSSATCRYRIRPPLALIRARSLSWKLALKKAFTRSYSF